The following are encoded together in the Hemicordylus capensis ecotype Gifberg chromosome 4, rHemCap1.1.pri, whole genome shotgun sequence genome:
- the RELL2 gene encoding RELT-like protein 2 isoform X1, which yields MSEQNSTEDGDPDPQHSFYMLFLLVLVFFVMGLGGFLICHILKKKGYRCRTFSDELDSEKKESLTQLQDDEDEELNEDTVEKIVKCIIQNEANVEVLKEMLADGDADLPLPVPVPSGLCPHRNSQDGGVPHHHTVHLGSTQAPCIHCSRKKRHPLHRQGRSKEGKSKMHPGETTVFSVGRFHVTHIGKKPGSHDSQRESLPNSKQDLYGDQESHNSEKHQWEGSQNGIVHMDGLQQERFQQEDSTSESERRKDDCTDAPTQGENPLNETTNSDVPMSDPERKEHLNTGSLQEMSLLGTTISITSDQKLLDLEEQLVSEDLEETKRLNMKADHSDGNIQRAANKISESERSQVLQGGSRLDLSGNVISRTKSTEHEVGATVTHLTTLKASAGCRQEQQGTTEEGSRHTKWKQKQHG from the exons ATGTCAGAGCAGAACAGCACCGAGGATGGGGATCCGGACCCCCAGCACAGCTTCTATATGCTGTTCCTGCTGGTCCTGGTCTTCTTCGTCATGGGCCTTGGAGGATTCCTCATTTGCCACATTCTGAAGAAGAAGGGCTACCGTTGCCGGACATTCAGCGATGAACTTGACTCCGAAAAGAAGGAGTCACTGACCCAGCTGCAAGATG ATGAGGATGAGGAGCTAAATGAGGACACAGTAGAGAAGATAGTGAAGTGCATCATTCAGAATGAAG CAAATGTGGAGGTCCTGAAGGAGATGCTGGCGGATGGTGATGCTGATCTGCCACTGCCAGTGCCTGTGCCCAG TGGCCTCTGTCCCCATCGCAACAGCCAAGATGGGGGTGTGCCCCATCACCACACCGTGCACCTGGGCTCAACGCAAGCACCTTGCATTCACTGCAGTCGGAAGAAGAGGCACCCACTGCATCGCCAGGGCCGGTCCAAGGAGGGAAAAAGCAAAATGCACCCTGGAGAGACCACTGTCTTCTCTGTTGGCAG attCCATGTCACCCATATTGGGAAGAAACCTGGTTCCCATGATTCACAAAGGGAGTCGCTTCCCAATAGCAAGCAAGATCTCTATGGAGACCAGGAAAGCCATAACAGTGAGAAACACCAATGGGAGGGGTCTCAGAATGGTATAGTTCACATGGATGGTCTTCAGCAAGAAAGATTCCAACAGGAAGATTCTACGAGTGAATCTGAGAGGCGGAAAGATGATTGCACAGATGCGCCAACTCAAGGAGAGAATCCACTGAATGAAACAACTAACTCAGATGTTCCCATGAGTGACCCAGAGAGGAAAGAGCACCTTAACACAGGCTCATTACAAGAGATGAGCCTCCTAGGGACTACCATAAGCATCACATCTGACCAGAAGCTTTTagatcttgaagagcagcttGTCTCAGAAGACCTGGAGGAGACAAAGAGGCTGAATATGAAAGCTGATCACTCTGATGGGAATATTCAAAGGGCAGCTAACAAAATATCAGAAAGTGAAAGGAGTCAAGTTCTTCAAGGCGGATCCAGACTAGATTTGTCTGGAAATGTGATCAGTAGGACAAAGAGCACAGAACATGAG
- the RELL2 gene encoding RELT-like protein 2 isoform X2: MSEQNSTEDGDPDPQHSFYMLFLLVLVFFVMGLGGFLICHILKKKGYRCRTFSDELDSEKKESLTQLQDDEDEELNEDTVEKIVKCIIQNEANVEVLKEMLADGDADLPLPVPVPSGLCPHRNSQDGGVPHHHTVHLGSTQAPCIHCSRKKRHPLHRQGRSKEGKSKMHPGETTVFSVGRFHVTHIGKKPGSHDSQRESLPNSKQDLYGDQESHNSEKHQWEGSQNGIVHMDGLQQERFQQEDSTSESERRKDDCTDAPTQGENPLNETTNSDVPMSDPERKEHLNTGSLQEMSLLGTTISITSDQKLLDLEEQLVSEDLEETKRLNMKADHSDGNIQRAANKISESERSQVLQGGSRLDLSGNVISRTKSTEHEEQNLVVQDPRVSV, encoded by the exons ATGTCAGAGCAGAACAGCACCGAGGATGGGGATCCGGACCCCCAGCACAGCTTCTATATGCTGTTCCTGCTGGTCCTGGTCTTCTTCGTCATGGGCCTTGGAGGATTCCTCATTTGCCACATTCTGAAGAAGAAGGGCTACCGTTGCCGGACATTCAGCGATGAACTTGACTCCGAAAAGAAGGAGTCACTGACCCAGCTGCAAGATG ATGAGGATGAGGAGCTAAATGAGGACACAGTAGAGAAGATAGTGAAGTGCATCATTCAGAATGAAG CAAATGTGGAGGTCCTGAAGGAGATGCTGGCGGATGGTGATGCTGATCTGCCACTGCCAGTGCCTGTGCCCAG TGGCCTCTGTCCCCATCGCAACAGCCAAGATGGGGGTGTGCCCCATCACCACACCGTGCACCTGGGCTCAACGCAAGCACCTTGCATTCACTGCAGTCGGAAGAAGAGGCACCCACTGCATCGCCAGGGCCGGTCCAAGGAGGGAAAAAGCAAAATGCACCCTGGAGAGACCACTGTCTTCTCTGTTGGCAG attCCATGTCACCCATATTGGGAAGAAACCTGGTTCCCATGATTCACAAAGGGAGTCGCTTCCCAATAGCAAGCAAGATCTCTATGGAGACCAGGAAAGCCATAACAGTGAGAAACACCAATGGGAGGGGTCTCAGAATGGTATAGTTCACATGGATGGTCTTCAGCAAGAAAGATTCCAACAGGAAGATTCTACGAGTGAATCTGAGAGGCGGAAAGATGATTGCACAGATGCGCCAACTCAAGGAGAGAATCCACTGAATGAAACAACTAACTCAGATGTTCCCATGAGTGACCCAGAGAGGAAAGAGCACCTTAACACAGGCTCATTACAAGAGATGAGCCTCCTAGGGACTACCATAAGCATCACATCTGACCAGAAGCTTTTagatcttgaagagcagcttGTCTCAGAAGACCTGGAGGAGACAAAGAGGCTGAATATGAAAGCTGATCACTCTGATGGGAATATTCAAAGGGCAGCTAACAAAATATCAGAAAGTGAAAGGAGTCAAGTTCTTCAAGGCGGATCCAGACTAGATTTGTCTGGAAATGTGATCAGTAGGACAAAGAGCACAGAACATGAG